The Deltaproteobacteria bacterium genome includes the window AAATCGGCACGGAACATGGATCAAGGGCGATGATTGCCGTGTCGTCCCAGCCGCCGGACAAAGGGGCATTCGTTTCGAGCAATCGGTCCGGAATTTTTTCGGGGGCGGAGGTCTGAAAAAGTTCCCGTATATACTCCTCCCGGCTCTGTGAGAGAGGAAAGGGGATATTGGCCAGGCCGTCGGTGGCCAATAAAAGACGGGTATGGGATACGATAGGCAGATCATCCACCTGGAAAAAGCGGGGAGTCCGCCCCACCATCCAGAAATTGTTTTTTGACCATTGCCGGCTCTCCCCTGTTTGGACATTACAGGAGAACAAGAGGCTGTCTCCCGTGTGGAAGAGGAGACCGGCCATCGCTTCTTTTTTGGTTCTTAAGAGCAGGATTCCGGTAAAGGTACAACTGTCGCCGAAGGATAAGGCTTGCAACAGATGGTCGGACTCGGCAATCAGGCGCCTTTTCAAAGTCTTGACCTCCTTCTCCCCATAGACCCGCCCGCCGGACGGGGAAATGATTCGGGTCAACATGGTTGAAAACAGCCTCATAAACTCCCGCGAGGCCGAAGGATTGCGCTCCGACCCGTCGGCAACGGCGAAAAACCCTCTGGAAAAATCAAGGAGCAGGCAATCTCCCATCCCGGCCGACGAAGAGGATCCGATCAGCCCTTGCTGAACACGGGCGCCGAGAATTCCGGGGCAGCGGAGAGATCTCTTATAACGGTTCACCAGCACAATTGCCTTTGGCCTCAAATTAGGAGGCAGATTTTCACCGATACTCGCAGACAACTTCAAAATAATCTCTGTCCATTTTTCATCCCCCAGGCTACTTTCCTTTTATGCCCTTTCGGGCCGGTTCCTTCATCAGGAATCCTTGTTCTAAAAGACCCATGATCTGATTATTGGCCTTTTCCACGGGAAATTCCTCATGGTTAAAATCCGGATTGTAGACATATTGCCGGATGGTCATATCCACTGCACCATAGATGACAAAGGAGGCAATCAAAGGGGAGAAATCCTTGCGGAAAATACCCCTTTTTTGTCCTTCCTGAAAAATGTCGGCCACACCGGTAAAGAAGCGATTATAGTTCTTCCAGTTTTCCGGGCTATA containing:
- a CDS encoding protein phosphatase 2C family protein is translated as MNRYKRSLRCPGILGARVQQGLIGSSSSAGMGDCLLLDFSRGFFAVADGSERNPSASREFMRLFSTMLTRIISPSGGRVYGEKEVKTLKRRLIAESDHLLQALSFGDSCTFTGILLLRTKKEAMAGLLFHTGDSLLFSCNVQTGESRQWSKNNFWMVGRTPRFFQVDDLPIVSHTRLLLATDGLANIPFPLSQSREEYIRELFQTSAPEKIPDRLLETNAPLSGGWDDTAIIALDPCSVPISSGCFLFGGTSRIEERIFQEEKKQGLYQNRYLPSVGMEEDRTTPMGL